A genomic stretch from Salarias fasciatus chromosome 10, fSalaFa1.1, whole genome shotgun sequence includes:
- the gng8 gene encoding guanine nucleotide-binding protein G(I)/G(S)/G(O) subunit gamma-8 — protein sequence MSNNMAKIADARKTVEQLKLEVNIERMMVSKAAADLMSYCESHAKEDPLVTPVPSSENPFREKKLFCEIL from the exons ATGTcaaacaacatggccaagattGCAGATGCACGGAAGacggtggagcagctgaagctTGAGGTCAACATAGAGAGGATGATG GTATCTAAAGCAGCGGCGGATCTGATGTCCTACTGTGAATCCCATGCCAAAGAGGACCCTCTGGTGACGCCGGTGCCCTCATCAGAGAACCCGTTCAGAGAGAAGAAACTATTCTGTGAAATACTATAA